Proteins from a single region of Apium graveolens cultivar Ventura chromosome 7, ASM990537v1, whole genome shotgun sequence:
- the LOC141670616 gene encoding beta-amyrin 6-beta-monooxygenase-like, with amino-acid sequence MLQLMNQVMYPAMNAVEIMNLCTISLMTLLISLVLVFLISRKPKNGCFPPGSKGWPLVGESIQYVLSGPQKFIKKRMEKYSPYVFQSALFGEKMAVFCGPEGNKVLFTNENKLVRSWWPMSTRKPLYSSEFADASTDEIAAVLMTFLHDILKMDVIKEYIPVMDTMAREHVTSKWAAKEVVKVLPASKEYAFNLGCRFLMNVVDDERVTTLAKHFVPVANGTYSVPLELPGTAYNRAIQSGKLLREELIKIITERRNAMLMERSVIGQDLLSRLLLITDENGKYLSAKHICNNIIGLLLASYETSGNAITFVLKYLAELPHIYNEVYKEQMEIAKSKKENELLKWQDVQKMKYSWNVVCEALRLLPIGPGAFREAITDFNFAGFTIPKGMKAYWTSHTTHRNPEYFPDPEKFDPSRFEGNRIAPYTFVPFGGGPRMCAGKEYARLEILVFLHNIVTNFTLEKVSAKKILCVYSSPTKDVLLRLVPHKK; translated from the exons ATGTTGCAGTTGATGAATCAAGTTATGTATCCAGCTATGAATGCAGTAGAGATCATGAATCTATGTACAATTTCATTGATGACTCTTCTTATATCACTCGTTTTGGTTTTCTTGATCTCGCGAAAACCAAAGAATGGATGCTTTCCCCCGGGATCAAAGGGATGGCCACTGGTTGGAGAATCCATCCAGTATGTTCTATCAGGTCCTCAAAAATTTATCAAGAAAAGAATGGAAAAATACTCACCATATGTATTCCAAAGCGCGCTGTTTGGAGAAAAAATGGCTGTCTTCTGCGGACCAGAGGGGAACAAGGTTCTCTTCACGAATGAGAACAAACTAGTCAGGTCTTGGTGGCCAATGTCCACCAGAAAGCCCTTATATTCCTCTGAGTTTGCGGATGCTTCTACAGATGAAATTGCAGCTGTGTTGATGACTTTTTTACATGATATTCTTAAGATGGACGTTATCAAAGAGTACATTCCAGTGATGGATACGATGGCACGAGAGCATGTGACATCAAAATGGGCTGCTAAGGAGGTCGTAAAGGTTCTTCCAGCTTCAAAGGAATACGCGTTCAATTTGGGATGTAGATTTTTGATGAATGTTGTTGATGATGAGCGTGTTACAACGCTAGCCAAGCACTTTGTTCCTGTTGCTAATGGAACCTATTCTGTCCCACTAGAACTGCCCGGGACTGCTTATAATAGGGCTATTCAGAGTGGGAAATTACTCCGAGAGGAACTTATAAAGATCATTACAGAGAGGAGAAATGCAATGCTGATGGAGAGATCCGTAATAGGTCAAGATTTGCTGTCTCGATTGCTTCTGATAACTGATGAAAATGGGAAGTATCTGAGCGCAAAGCACATATGCAACAACATTATCGGCTTGCTTCTGGCTAGTTACGAGACCTCTGGCAATGCTATAACATTTGTCTTGAAGTATCTAGCTGAGCTTCCTCATATCTACAACGAGGTTTACAAAG AACAAATGGAAATAGCAAAATCGAAGAAAGAAAATGAATTGTTGAAATGGCAAGACGTTCAGAAAATGAAGTACTCCTGGAATGTGGTTTGTGAAGCTCTGAGATTGCTTCCAATTGGTCCTGGTGCTTTTCGAGAGGCTATAACAGATTTCAACTTTGCTGGTTTCACCATTCCAAAGGGAATGAAG GCATATTGGACGTCACATACAACGCACAGGAATCCCGAATACTTTCCTGATCCTGAAAAATTTGATCCGTCGAGATTCGAAGGAAATCGAATTGCTCCATACACTTTTGTGCCTTTTGGCGGAGGACCTAGAATGTGTGCCGGAAAAGAGTATGCCCGACTTGAAATTCTCGTATTTTTGCACAACATTGTTACAAATTTCACGCTGGAGAAAGTTAGTGCCAAGAAAATACTGTGTGTTTACTCATCACCAACCAAAGATGTTTTACTTCGTTTAGTGCCCCATAAGAAATAG
- the LOC141673337 gene encoding beta-amyrin 6-beta-monooxygenase-like has protein sequence METLVISSLPYLLSLLIIPVSLSLFLILRKPNAEDSNVNVPPGSSGWPLVGESIKFALSGPQEFVKERTKKYSPDVFQTSLLGEKMAVFCGAQGNKFLFTNESKLLTSWWPQSMKKALLFPEFVESSLKEVSALKRSFMHDILKPEALKQYIPVMDSMAREHVDSEWAGNEIVKVFPMSKKYTFDLACKIFMSIVDAEHVTRLAKHFTLVTSGMFSVPIDLPGTAYNGAIKGGRLVRKELMKIITERKKEMLENESEATARDLLSRMLLVTDENGECMSEMEISNNIIGLLVASYETTSTAVTFVLKYLAELPHIYEKVYEEQMEIAKTKEAGELLKWEDVQKMKYSWNVACESLRLAPPGQGAFREAVTDFTFAGFTIPKGWKTFWMVHTTHKNPKYFADPETFDPSRFQGSGPAPYTFVPFGGGPRMCPGKEYARLEILVFMYNIVTRFKLEKLNPQEKIVFHASPVPMEGLPVRLIPHQI, from the exons ATGGAAACACTAGTCATCAGCTCCCTCCCATATCTGTTGTCATTACTCATCATTCCTGTTTCCCTGTCTCTTTTCTTGATTTTGCGAAAACCGAATGCTGAGGACTCAAATGTAAATGTTCCTCCAGGATCAAGTGGATGGCCATTAGTTGGTGAAAGTATCAAGTTTGCTTTATCAGGTCCTCAAGAATTTGTGAAAGAGAGAACAAAAAAGTACTCTCCGGATGTGTTTCAAACGTCGCTACTAGGAGAAAAAATGGCTGTGTTCTGTGGAGCTCAAGGAAATAAATTTCTGTTTACCAATGAAAGTAAACTACTTACTTCTTGGTGGCCACAGTCCATGAAAAAGGCCTTGCTTTTTCCTGAGTTTGTCGAGTCTTCTTTGAAGGAAGTTTCAGCTCTTAAGCGTAGTTTCATGCATGACATTCTCAAGCCAGAGGCTCTAAAGCAGTACATACCAGTGATGGACTCAATGGCGCGAGAGCATGTAGATTCTGAATGGGCTGGTAATGAAATAGTTAAGGTGTTTCCAATGTCAAAAAAGTACACATTTGATCTAGCATGTAAAATATTTATGAGCATTGTTGATGCTGAGCATGTTACAAGGCTAGCCAAGCACTTTACTCTTGTTACTTCTGGAATGTTCTCTGTTCCAATTGATTTGCCTGGTACTGCTTATAATGGAGCTATTAAGGGAGGAAGGTTAGTTCGTAAGGAGCTTATGAAGATCATCACCGAGAGGAAAAAGGAGATGTTGGAGAATGAATCAGAAGCAACAGCTCGTGATCTATTGTCTCGAATGCTGCTGGTGACTGATGAAAATGGGGAATGCATGAGTGAAATGGAGATCTCCAACAACATTATTGGCTTGCTAGTCGCAAGCTATGAGACCACAAGCACGGCTGTGACCTTCGTGTTGAAGTATCTTGCTGAGCTTCCACATATTTATGAAAAGGTTTATGAAG AACAAATGGAAATAGCAAAAACAAAAGAAGCAGGAGAGCTGTTGAAGTGGGAAGATGTTCAGAAGATGAAATACTCGTGGAATGTAGCATGCGAATCTCTGAGGCTGGCACCTCCTGGTCAAGGTGCATTCAGAGAGGCCGTCACTGATTTTACCTTTGCTGGTTTTACCATTCCCAAAGGATGGAAG ACATTTTGGATGGTGCATACAACACACAAAAATCCTAAATACTTTGCGGATCCAGAAACATTTGATCCATCAAGATTCCAAGGGAGCGGACCTGCTCCATACACTTTTGTGCCTTTTGGAGGAGGACCAAGAATGTGTCCTGGAAAAGAGTACGCTCGACTTGAAATACTAGTGTTTATGTACAACATAGTTACCAGATTCAAATTGGAGAAACTAAATCCTCAAGAAAAGATAGTATTCCATGCTTCCCCTGTCCCAATGGAAGGTCTCCCAGTTCGCCTCATTCCCCATCAAATATAA